The DNA window CAACCGTCAAACTATCGTCTCCACCCCTCAACTATACCCGTGGCACATTTTCATTGGAGGTGTTGTTCAGGGTTGACAATGGCTCAGGGGGTAAGTCGGCAAGgtctgagggttgccggttcgatcccgcccctgggtgtgtgtcgaagtgtccctgagcaagacacctaacagcCCCCgattgctcccgatgagctggttgggtgccttgcatggcagccaatcgctgttggtgttggtgtgcgTTTGAATGAGAAGGATAGATAGGTAGCACTTTATTTATCCCTGTGGGGAAATTTCTGTATCACAGCAGCAGAGATTAATAGAATAAAAGGAATAAGGGAATAAATAGGGGGAACAGAATAGATAGAAATACTAAAAATActaatacagtatgttaagAACAGTTATGGGTATAACATATGAGAGTATAGtgtccataataataaatagtccataataataaatagtgcAAGGtgtccataataataaatagtccATTTAGAGGTGACCAGTGTGGGCCTCAGCAACCACCATCAGGATCAATTgttcagtgctttggataaaggcgctacataattGCAGACATTTCAGTATTCAAATGATACAATGCCATTCCCTCGGGTTGAATGACAAATTAGGcctgtgagggaaaaaaataagctCAACAGAGACTGGTATAAAGGACCGCAATCAAAGTAGACATGGGAAGTCTACAGAGCACTTACCACTGGTATGTGCAGCTTGCTGAGGGGCTTGCCATCCAGGAGGTAGGAGCCGGTGTAGGTCACATATTCGGCATAGCACTGCGGAGCCTGGGGCGTGATGTAGCAAAGGATCTTCCGCTTCTCCTCGATCTTCTTGCGGATCTGCAGGTACTCGAAGTAGGGGTTGGAGCGGTCGCTGTGGTAGGGCTCAATGTCGTCCAGCTTGATGGCGTTGACGATGACGGCGAGCGTCTGCTGGATCATCTCCCGCGTCTGCTGCATAGCGGTGTTGACCAGCTGGACCTGCACCTGCTGCTGGCTTGACCGGGGGAACTTCCTTTTCCGCGGATGTTGTGCCTGGGCGTCATCCTCCTCGGAGAGCCGAGCTTTGCTCTTGCTGACAACAGCGGGGGTGGAGCCGGGAGTCACGGTGATGggctccttctctttctccagtATGACGGAGCAGGAGGTGGTGACGATGGTGGCAGCACTGGTGGTGCCGTGAGATGTGGTAGATGATGTCAAGTTGCCCGCAAGTGAAGAATTATTCTGCTTGCTCTGGTTGGCCAACATCTGAGCCCGATTCCTGGTCATCCTCTGCGGAATCTCCTCCACCTTCTTAGGAATTTCAGCAGTGGCAGTAACCGCCGCCTTAGGTACTGTCTCGAGAGGCTCACACACTTGGACTGCGGCGGGATGCGTGTCTGCTGACACCGGACTGGTGTGAATTGGACTACTCTCAGGTGCAGGTGCAGCTGCAGCGGCCGAGTCCGGCTGTTCGCCGCCGGCTGGTTCAATACTGGAAACGGGATCGGGGCATGCAGTCACAACTGCCAACGTGGACTGCCCCACTGAAGCGTCCGTGTCCTGGCTTTCGTGTCCTGCGTCCTGAAGTTTGTCGGCATCAGCGGTGGGCGACAAAGTGTTTCCATCATTTTCAGCCGGCTCAATAAACAACGCCTTGTCCTCTGGCGCAGCTGTGAAGGCGGCGCCGTTGTTCTCTGGAACCTTCTGGGGCTCTGACTCCAGCTCGTGATCTGACCTGCAGTCATCTTCGGAAGCGTCAAATAAATCGCGAGCGGGCTCGGTCggtgggacagagggagagcacGGTGTTTTCTCCATGCTAGGCAAGTCCAGCTCCATCAAGTCAGGTTCCTCTCTCATTTCATTAGctggtgatgtaatgtaattcggAGGATGTTTAAAGTCTTGCAGCCCTGGTTCTGGAATATCAGGCTCCTGGATTTCCTTGTCTTGCAAAGGTAAATCGGGCAAAGAGAAGGGCCCCAGATCATCCAGGTCCTCACCTGCAGCAGCAAAAGGGTCCGCCCAGGGAACCACTGGGTCGTGACTCACAGGGCGGGCAATGCTGTTCTCAGGGATATAGCTGAGGGAATCTGGCTGCTTGTCTATGGTCAAGCACGAAGGCTCCGACACCACCTGGTTGTCCTCAGGGAGGGACTTACAGTCCGTGAAAAAAGATTCTAGCCTGGTAGCCGAGGACAACACAGATTCAGGCTCCACAGGTGCTATAATAGGTTTTACCGAtgtggtgatgtcatcaacatTGCCTTTATGTTCCTCGAAATCAGACTGAGCAACGTGAACTTGCGTATGACAGTAAGGCCTGGGGAAGACAGAGTAGGGTGAAGCTGCTGATGGGGGACAGGGTAGTGTTGTTGGGAGTGGATGTTGCAAGTCGTCCTCCgggtgtgggagagggaaaATCTTGGAGGTTGTTGTCAAGTCCACAAAAGGCCTGTGAGGAGATTTCAGGAGCATCTCAGAGCTTGTGGGCCAACTGACTGAGTGATCGCAGGAGTTTTCCACGAGGCTCACAGCAGGGCGGCTGGGCGTAAGATGAAGCGCATCATCCGAACCTGTTCTGTCTGGAGATTCACCCCAGTCCTTCTTCATCGCCTCTACCGCACACTGTGTCAAGGAAATGTCATCCCTGGAGTCATCAGCATTCTCAACAAAATCCTCACCTTCATCCTCCCCTGGGTCattttcctcctcctcatcatcatccacctcaccctcctcctcctcttcctcctcctcctcatctccaacctcatcctcatcttcctcctcttgTTCCCTCTCAGCCAACGGCAGGAAGTCAGTCGCAGGATCAGAGGGAATGAGAGGAGGCTCAGCATGTGGAGACAGGGGTAACGGTTGAGGTGGTTCTGAGAGCTCGTCGATATCCAGAGGTGGGAGAGCTGCCGGGGCAGGAGTGAGTGGGGCGACAATGTCCAAACAGGACTCCTCGGGGTCCAGCCTGTGCACTGGAGATGAAGGCTTTAACAGCAAGTTGCAGTAGACCTCTTGAGGAAGCGGTTCTCCATCTCGAGTGGAGACGGTGGCGGAGGCCTCATCCGATGTGGGCTGAGCTGGCTCGAGCCTTGGAGAGGGCACTCCAATGGGAGGAGAAAAGGCCGGAGTCAAGTGGTCAAGCTGGTCCACTGAAGCCTGCTTTTCCTCGGTTAGGTGCGGGACCGACGACTCCAACTCAGAGGCCGCAGGCATACTCTGCTGTCTGAGAAACTTGTCGGCGTCGATCTTGAATTCCTCATCCAGAGGCCTAACATCCACTGAGGCCGAACGGCTAAGGACGGGCATCTGGAGGTTCTTCGCCGGAGTAAGACAAGTGCTTTCCGGGAAGCTGTGAGGCGCATTAGAATACCTGTCGAAGAAGGACGGAGAGCACGCGTTCATGGACATGGTCATGGCGGATGAGTTCTGGCAGTCGATGTTGTCGAACATGAGATCGGGATAGTCCTCGGCACTACAAGACGGAGTGCGCGGAGTCTGCATCACCTCTTCGTAACTTGGACATGAAATCACAGATGTCGGCGTGGGCACACCGGTAGGCCTGTTCTGATCCGGCCTGGGAGACGCTGGAAGGCTCTCCTTCATTTGGTGGCCTGGCAGCCAGTCTTTTGAATTCTGACTGTCCAGAGGCTGTGACTTTCTGTCAGGAGACAACAATTGAGCAGGGATGCCGACATCCTtaggtttcttttcttttattgcGGTTTCTACAGAACTTGATTTTTTCGAGGCAAGGTCCGGGCGGCTCTTCCGGAGATCCTCACTGGACTTTGTTTTATCCTTCAATTTAGGATCTCCTGACCTGTGTCTCAGTTTCTCAATCTGTTTCATTCTTTCCTTGTGCTTTTTATGGCGCTCTTCAATTTCCTGGTCCTTTTGACTGAGCATTTTACCAAAGCTCGTCATCCTGAGATCACCGTCAACTAGCAGCTTTTCACGTGGACGGCAGTCTTTACGTGTCGAGTCCCTGGACTGACTGACCCTGTCATTCTCTTCTTTTGCCTTTGACTTTATGTAATCAGTTCGACTGTCCTTGTCCAATGCCTCTTTCTTTTTGGCCTCACATTTTGGACTATCCTCCTTTGACTTCTCCTTTAAACTGATGACATGCGGGTTCTCCTTTAATCCAGATTTCTGATCTTCCTTTAGATTTTTAAAAGAGCCAAACCcatctgtgtatttgtgtttgtcttcTTTAACTTTCTCCttatgtttctcttttttctttttgtctttcaCCTTCTCACTGGGAATGACACTGCTGCCCTTGTCAGATTTTTTCGACATCTCCCTTTCAAACTCCAAGGCCTTATCCAAATCGTCCTCTCCATCAGGCTTAGCACCATAGGGGAAAGTATAAAGGTCAGCCTCCAAAGGCATGGGTTCCTTTTCAAAGGGCAGGCTTTCTCTGCGCCCATATGTCTCCTTGATCTCTTCAGGTTTGTCACGCTTGTCTGATTTCTCCTTCTTCACTTTGTCTTTCTCGTGACTTTTTTTGGATGAGGATGAAGATGAATGcctttgtctctctttctctctgaactTGTCCTGAGGGTAGGAAATAGAAAGCGAGTCTCTCCGGTCCTCTGAGATGTCCGGCAGGCTGATGTTTGAGGAATCGTAGAAGCTGCTGAGAATTGGTTCGTGACCCCGGTCGGTGAAGCTATCTGATGAGATCTCACTGATCTTGTCATTTGAGTCATCCTTGTAGTCATTTAGGGCCTCCTCTTCCAACTTCTCCAGGAGGGATTTCTCATTTTCACCGCTTCCTTTCATGGACTTCCTGTCCTTTGGGTGGTCTTTGTCAGGCTTTTCCTTGTACTTGCCCTTTGGCTTCTCCTCACTGGGGTGCCTCTTGTCAAGCaacttttgcttgtttttcttctCCAGGTTTGAGTCAACAGAGGTCCGATCTTTACGTTCCTTGTGTTTCCCATCTCCAGAGTCTTTCTCCTTTTTGtccttatttttttccaatgagccctttctctctctcccactgtcaaaaatatttttttcttttttcttttctttatagTCTTTTTCCTTGAGCTTTTCGGTGGAGTGCTGCTTCCCCTCGGCCGagtattttctgtgtttttcactttgtaagaaatccgGCTCATCCCTGTCCGGTGTGGAGTCCTTCCGGTGTGACTCTGAAAAACTAAGAGAATCACTGAACTTAACAGCCCCTCTGCTGTAATCAGGCTCTTCGTCCTCACTCTCATCTGTGAAAATGTCGGGAATTTTATACCAGGTCTTTTCCCTCATCTTTTCCGCTTTTCGTTCGTCTTTCTTTGCTTCAAGGAAATCCTTCTCCCGGTCAGCATGCTTTTCCAGAGAGGgcttctctttcttttccttcCCTTGTTCTAAGgacatttttctttccttttctttaccATGGAAGTCTTTGTGTTTATCTTTAACGACATCCTTCCTGTCTTTGGAGCCTCTGTCGGTGTCTTTCTCCTTGGGAGCCTTCTCAGTGGAACTTTTCTCAGCTTTGTCCTTCTCGGACTTCTCTTTATGTTTGTCGcctttgcatttttcttttttctccttttccacACTTTCccccttcttctccttctcctttccAGAATGATTTCTTTCTCTGGTCTCCGATGATTTGACGAGGTCATTCTCAGATTTGTC is part of the Conger conger chromosome 15, fConCon1.1, whole genome shotgun sequence genome and encodes:
- the LOC133111583 gene encoding ankyrin repeat domain-containing protein 11-like; its protein translation is MMPKGGGSKTAQLEDFPLNTDMVEKQPGKKDKDKISSNKTPKLDRSDGVKEMKEKASKRKLPFTVGANGDQKDSDSEKQGPERKRIKKEPTNTRKSGLPFGMGMPGIRAGYPLSERQQVALLMQMTAEESVHSPDTTPKHQSQSSLGQKGTPNSASKTKDKVNKRNERGETRLHRAAIRGEARRVKELIVEGADVNVKDFAGWTALHEACNRGYYDVAKQLLAAGAEVNTKGLDDDTPLHDASNNGHFKVVKLLLRYGGDPRQSNRRGETALKVANSPTMLNLLLGKGTYTSSEESSSESSEEEDAPSFAPSSSVDGNNTDSEFEKGLKLKGKSLDTPKCMTTPVKDEYEFDEDDEEERVPPVDDKHLLKKDFRKESASKANSLISIPKMDVKTYSKSNSLTPKKTARRILSDTNSSDEDDRTLCFTPTPTTRQLAPASNNKSRESAVATSKSQKEKSKVKKKRKKETKNSANKEVRFGKLGDKFCTSESESEDMDSEDDKGSVQSSNCLKDSSALSLKESSVFSSLSSSSSHGSLGSQKLTQSLAEQHPKQWRTDGWKTVSSPAWSDVSSLSDSVRTRLSSESDYSSGNSSIESVKQVKKKTQVNRKKNNVHAAEKRTTSDFYKNSNTEGAVSKMDKDGKVLKKHKVKHKHKNKEKDKAPSLVLNQDMNEKFVKSFSFDFDDTRQKSLIVETECPTENKVKASKHEKDRLSKVKSEDKDWTSVKETVRVAKEEKSKKTKDSTKDKASKDEKDKTFKSEKARNLKEKDKLKEEKQKTHKDEKKKKSKDKSSKADRKNDQKEDKHPKSEKEKNKEEKSKKEKAPKEEPEYDGYDIKSRFLDLEDSKLSASDDPHDRWASDLSSDSSLYGDDSWDAPVKEYKEYKANNTVKLIVETVKEESRDRKKDNKVKDKKLEHLEKRNEKETTSKKKEKDFSDKVSDKKKDLSDKQKLNSSYQSEKEKKRKDLADGIKDKKEKDSLDSSRERKDSYEFTKERRDSKNKQDDALRDEYVCEGFFRDKSENDLVKSSETRERNHSGKEKEKKGESVEKEKKEKCKGDKHKEKSEKDKAEKSSTEKAPKEKDTDRGSKDRKDVVKDKHKDFHGKEKERKMSLEQGKEKKEKPSLEKHADREKDFLEAKKDERKAEKMREKTWYKIPDIFTDESEDEEPDYSRGAVKFSDSLSFSESHRKDSTPDRDEPDFLQSEKHRKYSAEGKQHSTEKLKEKDYKEKKKEKNIFDSGRERKGSLEKNKDKKEKDSGDGKHKERKDRTSVDSNLEKKNKQKLLDKRHPSEEKPKGKYKEKPDKDHPKDRKSMKGSGENEKSLLEKLEEEALNDYKDDSNDKISEISSDSFTDRGHEPILSSFYDSSNISLPDISEDRRDSLSISYPQDKFREKERQRHSSSSSSKKSHEKDKVKKEKSDKRDKPEEIKETYGRRESLPFEKEPMPLEADLYTFPYGAKPDGEDDLDKALEFEREMSKKSDKGSSVIPSEKVKDKKKKEKHKEKVKEDKHKYTDGFGSFKNLKEDQKSGLKENPHVISLKEKSKEDSPKCEAKKKEALDKDSRTDYIKSKAKEENDRVSQSRDSTRKDCRPREKLLVDGDLRMTSFGKMLSQKDQEIEERHKKHKERMKQIEKLRHRSGDPKLKDKTKSSEDLRKSRPDLASKKSSSVETAIKEKKPKDVGIPAQLLSPDRKSQPLDSQNSKDWLPGHQMKESLPASPRPDQNRPTGVPTPTSVISCPSYEEVMQTPRTPSCSAEDYPDLMFDNIDCQNSSAMTMSMNACSPSFFDRYSNAPHSFPESTCLTPAKNLQMPVLSRSASVDVRPLDEEFKIDADKFLRQQSMPAASELESSVPHLTEEKQASVDQLDHLTPAFSPPIGVPSPRLEPAQPTSDEASATVSTRDGEPLPQEVYCNLLLKPSSPVHRLDPEESCLDIVAPLTPAPAALPPLDIDELSEPPQPLPLSPHAEPPLIPSDPATDFLPLAEREQEEEDEDEVGDEEEEEEEEEGEVDDDEEEENDPGEDEGEDFVENADDSRDDISLTQCAVEAMKKDWGESPDRTGSDDALHLTPSRPAVSLVENSCDHSVSWPTSSEMLLKSPHRPFVDLTTTSKIFPLPHPEDDLQHPLPTTLPCPPSAASPYSVFPRPYCHTQVHVAQSDFEEHKGNVDDITTSVKPIIAPVEPESVLSSATRLESFFTDCKSLPEDNQVVSEPSCLTIDKQPDSLSYIPENSIARPVSHDPVVPWADPFAAAGEDLDDLGPFSLPDLPLQDKEIQEPDIPEPGLQDFKHPPNYITSPANEMREEPDLMELDLPSMEKTPCSPSVPPTEPARDLFDASEDDCRSDHELESEPQKVPENNGAAFTAAPEDKALFIEPAENDGNTLSPTADADKLQDAGHESQDTDASVGQSTLAVVTACPDPVSSIEPAGGEQPDSAAAAAPAPESSPIHTSPVSADTHPAAVQVCEPLETVPKAAVTATAEIPKKVEEIPQRMTRNRAQMLANQSKQNNSSLAGNLTSSTTSHGTTSAATIVTTSCSVILEKEKEPITVTPGSTPAVVSKSKARLSEEDDAQAQHPRKRKFPRSSQQQVQVQLVNTAMQQTREMIQQTLAVIVNAIKLDDIEPYHSDRSNPYFEYLQIRKKIEEKRKILCYITPQAPQCYAEYVTYTGSYLLDGKPLSKLHIPVIAPPPSLSEPLKELFRQQEAVRGKLRLQHSIEREKLIVSCEQEVLRVHCRAARTIANQAFPFSACTMLLDSEVYNMPSESQGDENKSVRDRFNARQFISWIQDVDDKYDRMKTCLLMRQQHEAAALNAVQRMEWQLKVQELDPAGHKSLCVNEVPSFYVPMVDVNDDFVLLPA